The Candidatus Neomarinimicrobiota bacterium DNA window TGATTCATACACTATTGAGCTCATAGATAAAAGCGAATATTTCATAATCGGATTCACGAAATTTGACGTCATGTTCGGACGCCGCACCGCAGAAGATGTAAAATCATACTACAAAGACCTTGCTATCGAAGGGGTAAACTTTATACACGATGAGATTCTGCTTATCGACCCGGAACAGAAAAACGTAAAAACGGTCTCCGGTGAATTCGGATATGATTATTTGGTCGTAGCGCTCGGAGCCGACACTTTCCCGGACGCTATCCCCGGATTCGTGGAAGGAGGGTATGAATTTTACTCGCTGAAGGGGGGAGAGAAACTCTATACGGCAATTGATAATTTCCGGTCAGGGACGATCGTTATCAGCATTTTCAGCAAACCGTATAAATGTCCCCCGGCTCCGTACGAAGCGGCATTTCAGTTAGACGAATATTTCAAGCAGAAGGGCGTAAGAGACGATGTGAATATTAAAGTCCTGATCCCGTCGCCGATTCCGCTTCCAATCGCTCCCAATGTATCTGAGAGAATTGAAGAGCTTTTAACGGAAAGAAATATCGAGCTGTATAGCAAACACAAGGTAACGGAACTCGATATTGCAAATAAATCAGCGGTGATTGAAAATCGCGAGCCTATGCCTTACGATCTGTTTATCGGCATTCCGATTCACAAGCCGCCGAAGGTGATCCGGGAATCAGCTCTCGGTAACGGCGGCTGGATATCCATATCAACGGATAATCTTGAGACACCGTATGAAAACGTGTATGCGATAGGCGATGTAACGAACGTACCGGTAGGGGAATTTGCCGTTCCGAAGTCAGGCGCTCTT harbors:
- a CDS encoding FAD-dependent oxidoreductase, which gives rise to MNKKILILGAGFGGLDTALNLRKELDDSYTIELIDKSEYFIIGFTKFDVMFGRRTAEDVKSYYKDLAIEGVNFIHDEILLIDPEQKNVKTVSGEFGYDYLVVALGADTFPDAIPGFVEGGYEFYSLKGGEKLYTAIDNFRSGTIVISIFSKPYKCPPAPYEAAFQLDEYFKQKGVRDDVNIKVLIPSPIPLPIAPNVSERIEELLTERNIELYSKHKVTELDIANKSAVIENREPMPYDLFIGIPIHKPPKVIRESALGNGGWISISTDNLETPYENVYAIGDVTNVPVGEFAVPKSGALAENGAEVVVSDILSKIKGEESTLRYEGIGTCFVELGEGMVGKLNTNFLGKPEPEVSLEGPTVEFKQDKIRFEKDRIEKWFGVRQNQ